The following coding sequences lie in one Carassius carassius chromosome 1, fCarCar2.1, whole genome shotgun sequence genomic window:
- the LOC132155357 gene encoding sterol regulatory element-binding protein 2-like isoform X3 encodes MDAAEFMETMDPSLSELGEFTLGDIDEMLQFVSNQVDFPDLFEDQMGGGAVALVRPLPQTAPSTILTPIQTSSQKQMQTQTQTRTPPLLQPRPQPITQQVQTQTFPMQTLAQPQTVMITPTPTPTHRFIQNQVICQQNPSAGFQVLQPQMQSIMTSPQVQQMTIQHQRLLTPSGQTFQTLSTAPVHTISQQVLLHQPQILKTDSLVLTTLKPDGTQVLSTVQNTPGITTLTAPIQTTSLQVPTLMSSNILTTVPMVMGGRDKLPIKQLSSGTAHTGGGARVGVEQGVSITAGMGGVVKEGEKRTTHNIIEKRYRSSINDKILELRDLVMGSDANMHKSGILRKTIDYIKYLQQVNHKLRQENLTLKMSNHKNKLVCLSDDVDLKPEMAFISPPPSDSGSSSPPQLSPFCIDSEPGSPLQKHEMVKSEPDLSSSLGVLDRSRLLLCTLTFLCVSLNPLPSLLGSEESAGLTAAHGSSRSLFSLSAQTQSFRAWLWCVLPWLLVWVLSGVGVVWGCVRVLYLWEPVTPLHSPTSVRFWRHKKQADLQLYRGDYAAATVSLHTCLSVLSRVLPSSTFDIICSLSWNLIRYCLRKPAPLGWLVRLVGGRHEGEESQTSSRDAALVYHQLNQLQLTGKLDQRPLWGVCVSLSAVNLSESAEGKMPVAQRIQILVTAAISLRAALGKHFTCLPGHLLSCAEALACQSDSKLLPDCLRWIFTPLGRQFFLICDWSVRAESSEQIFTSQRDEADPIAQLHRCFCEKLLERAVHTLIEPQSSKRAEDAGEFTGVLEFLQLLNSCTEDSAPSDAPFPALANQSSTPVRDPVCRWWASVLKAAVHWLQGDDASVRSLLAEAERMPRALHTLDHPLPRAVLALCKAVQMSVCPQKGEGVVSCLSHCQRSSAHLHISVCQSHNTWLHKGVELLVCDLLLTLRTSLWQRGGGSNGEPGPAPGSQLAGFQRDLSSLRKLGQVHRQAQHKLFLHETTVRLMAGASPTRTHQLLRHRTHKYSTDGVCAPGERERANAILLVCRHLPLPLLTPPGHRARLLAEAKRTLERVGDRRSLQDCQQILLRLGGGTTITAT; translated from the exons ATGGACGCCGCCGAGTTCATGGAGACCATGGACCCGAGCCTGTCCGAGCTGGGCGAGTTCACGCTGGGGGACATCGACG AGATGCTGCAGTTCGTCAGTAATCAGGTGGATTTCCCGGATCTCTTTGAGGATCAGATGGGGGGCGGTGCCGTGGCTCTTGTGAGGCCCCTCCCACAGACTGCTCCCAGCACCATACTCACGCCCATACAGACCAGCAGCCAGAAGCAGATGCAGACGCAAACACAGACACGCACACCACCGCTGCTACAGCCACGACCACAGCCCATCACACAG CAGGTGCAGACGCAGACGTTCCCCATGCAGACACTGGCGCAGCCGCAGACGGTGATGATCACGCCGACCCCCACGCCGACACACCGATTCATTCAGAACCAGGTGATCTGCCAGCAGAACCCCAGCGCCGGCTTCCAGg TCCTACAGCCGCAGATGCAGAGCATCATGACATCACCACAGGTCCAGCAGATGACCATCCAGCACCAGCGACTGCTGACTCCGTCCGGTCAGACCTTCCAGACACTGTCCACTGCGCCGGTCCACACCATATCACAGCAG GTGCTGCTGCATCAGCCGCAGATCCTGAAGACAGACTCTCTGGTTCTGACCACGCTCAAACCGGACGGGACGCAGGTGCTGTCGACCGTCCAGAACACACCGGGGATCACCACGCTCACGGCACCCATCCAAACCACCTCGCTGCAGGTCCCC ACATTGATGAGCAGCAACATTCTGACCACCGTTCCCATGGTGATGGGAGGCAGAGACAAGCTGCCAATCAAACAGCTCTCCTCAGGCACCGCCCACACAGGGGGCGGGGCCAGGGTGGGCGTGGAACAGGGCGTGTCCATTACCGCGGGAATGGGAGGAGTCGTGAAGGAGGGCGAGAAACGGACGACACACAACATCATCGAGAAACGCTACCGATCGTCCATCAACGACAAGATCCTGGAGCTGCGCGACCTCGTGATGGGCAGCGACGCCAAT ATGCACAAGTCTGGGATTCTGCGTAAAACCATCGACTACATCAAATACCTGCAGCAGGTGAACCACAAGCTCCGGCAGGAGAACCTGACGCTCAAGATGTCCAATCACAAGAACA AGTTGGTGTGTCTCTCTGATGATGTCGATCTGAAGCCAGAGATGGCCTTCATTTCTCCTCCTCCGTCAGATTCGGGCTCCAGCTCCCCCCCTCAGCTCTCGCCCTTCTGCATCGACTCGGAGCCGGGCAGCCCGCTACAGAAGCACGAGATG gtgaagAGTGAGCCGGACCTGTCGTCGTCACTGGGAGTGCTGGACCGCTCGCGTCTGCTGCTCTGCACGCTCACCTTCCTCTGTGTGTCGCTCAACCCTCTTCCGTCTCTGCTGGGGTCCGAGGAGAGCGCCGGGCTAACGGCTGCACATGGATCCTCGCGCTCACTCTTCTCTCTGTCCGCGCAGACGCAGAGCTTCA GGGCGTGGCTGTGGTGCGTGTTACCGTGGCTCCTGGTGTGGGTCCTGAGCGGAGTGGGCGTGGTCTGGGGGTGTGTCCGTGTGCTGTACCTGTGGGAGCCGGTCACACCCCTTCACTCGCCCACCTCAGTGCGCTTCTGGAGGCACAAGAAACAGGCTGACCTGCAGCTGTACCgg ggagACTATGCCGCAGCCACGGTCAGTCTGCACACCTGTCTGTCCGTCTTGTCCAGAGTGCTGCCCTCCTCCACCTTTGACATCATCTGCTCGCTCTCCTGGAACCTGATTCGCTACTGCCTGAGGAAACCCGCCCCCCTGGGCTGGCTGGTGCGTCTGGTTGGAGGGAGACACGAGGGGGAGGAGTCACAGACCAGCTCACGCGACGCAGCACTGGTGTATCACCAACTCAACCAGCTGCagctcacag gtAAGCTGGATCAGCGGCCGctctggggtgtgtgtgtgtctctgagcgCAGTGAATCTGAGCGAGAGCGCTGAGGGGAAGATGCCGGTCGCTCAGCGGATCCAGATCTTAGTGACAGCAGCCATCAGTCTGAGAGCAGCGCTGGGGAAACACTTCACCTGTCTGCCC GGTCACCTGCTGAGCTGCGCCGAGGCTCTGGCCTGTCAGTCAGACTCTAAGCTCCTCCCAGACTGCCTGCGCTGGATCTTCACGCCGCTGGGCCGCCAGTTCTTCCTGATCTGTGATTGGTCAGTGAGGGCGGAGAGCAGCGAGCAGATCTTCACGTCTCAGAGAGATGAAG cgGATCCAATCGCACAGCTGCATCGCTGCTTCTGTGAGAAGCTCCTGGAGAGAGCCGTGCACACACTGATCGAGCCGCAGAGCAGCAAACGAGCAGAGGACGCtgg TGAGTTCACAGGtgttctggagttcctgcagctGTTGAACAGCTGCACTGAAGACTCCGCCCCCTCCGACGCCCCATTCCCTgcgctggccaatcagagctccACACCAG TCAGGGACCCCGTGTGCCGCTGGTGGGCGTCGGTGCTGAAGGCTGCGGTTCATTGGCTGCAGGGTGATGATGCGTCGGTGAGGTCACTGCTGGCGGAGGCGGAGCGGATGCCCAGAGCACTGCACACGCTGGA tcacccGCTGCCGAGGGCCGTGCTAGCGCTGTGTAAGGCTGTGCAGATGAGTGTGTGTCCACAGAAGGGCGAGGGGGTCGTCAGCTGCCTCAGTCACTGCCAGCGCTCAAGTGCTCACCTGCACATCAGTGTGTGTCAGTCACACAACACCTGGCTGCACAAG GGGGTGGAGCTTCTGGTGTGTGACCTCCTCCTGACTCTGAGGACCAGCCTATGGCAGCGTGGAGGCGGGTCTAACGGGGAGCCAGGCCCCGCCCCCGGATCACAGCTGGCTGGATTTCAGAGGGACCTGAGCTCTCTGCGGAAGCTGGGACAGGTCCACAGACAGGCCCAGCACAAG CTGTTCCTGCACGAGACGACAGTCCGACTGATGGCAGGAGCCAGTCCCACACGCACACACCAGCTGCTGCGACACCGaacacacaaatacagcacag ACGGTGTCTGTGCTCCGGGCGAGCGTGAGAGGGCTAATGCTATCCTGCTAGTGTGTCGTCACCTGCCTCTGCCACTGCTGACCCCGCCGGGTCACCGCGCTCGCCTGCTGGCCGAGGCCAAGCGCACGCTGGAGCGAGTGGGAGACCGCAGATCCCTGCAGGACTGTCAGCAGATACTGCTGCGGCTCGGAGGAGGAACCACCATCACGgccacataa
- the LOC132155357 gene encoding sterol regulatory element-binding protein 2-like isoform X1 gives MDAAEFMETMDPSLSELGEFTLGDIDEMLQFVSNQVDFPDLFEDQMGGGAVALVRPLPQTAPSTILTPIQTSSQKQMQTQTQTRTPPLLQPRPQPITQQVQTQTFPMQTLAQPQTVMITPTPTPTHRFIQNQVICQQNPSAGFQVLQPQMQSIMTSPQVQQMTIQHQRLLTPSGQTFQTLSTAPVHTISQQVPVLLHQPQILKTDSLVLTTLKPDGTQVLSTVQNTPGITTLTAPIQTTSLQVPTLMSSNILTTVPMVMGGRDKLPIKQLSSGTAHTGGGARVGVEQGVSITAGMGGVVKEGEKRTTHNIIEKRYRSSINDKILELRDLVMGSDANMHKSGILRKTIDYIKYLQQVNHKLRQENLTLKMSNHKNKLVCLSDDVDLKPEMAFISPPPSDSGSSSPPQLSPFCIDSEPGSPLQKHEMVKSEPDLSSSLGVLDRSRLLLCTLTFLCVSLNPLPSLLGSEESAGLTAAHGSSRSLFSLSAQTQSFRAWLWCVLPWLLVWVLSGVGVVWGCVRVLYLWEPVTPLHSPTSVRFWRHKKQADLQLYRGDYAAATVSLHTCLSVLSRVLPSSTFDIICSLSWNLIRYCLRKPAPLGWLVRLVGGRHEGEESQTSSRDAALVYHQLNQLQLTGKLDQRPLWGVCVSLSAVNLSESAEGKMPVAQRIQILVTAAISLRAALGKHFTCLPGHLLSCAEALACQSDSKLLPDCLRWIFTPLGRQFFLICDWSVRAESSEQIFTSQRDEADPIAQLHRCFCEKLLERAVHTLIEPQSSKRAEDAGEFTGVLEFLQLLNSCTEDSAPSDAPFPALANQSSTPVRDPVCRWWASVLKAAVHWLQGDDASVRSLLAEAERMPRALHTLDHPLPRAVLALCKAVQMSVCPQKGEGVVSCLSHCQRSSAHLHISVCQSHNTWLHKGVELLVCDLLLTLRTSLWQRGGGSNGEPGPAPGSQLAGFQRDLSSLRKLGQVHRQAQHKLFLHETTVRLMAGASPTRTHQLLRHRTHKYSTDGVCAPGERERANAILLVCRHLPLPLLTPPGHRARLLAEAKRTLERVGDRRSLQDCQQILLRLGGGTTITAT, from the exons ATGGACGCCGCCGAGTTCATGGAGACCATGGACCCGAGCCTGTCCGAGCTGGGCGAGTTCACGCTGGGGGACATCGACG AGATGCTGCAGTTCGTCAGTAATCAGGTGGATTTCCCGGATCTCTTTGAGGATCAGATGGGGGGCGGTGCCGTGGCTCTTGTGAGGCCCCTCCCACAGACTGCTCCCAGCACCATACTCACGCCCATACAGACCAGCAGCCAGAAGCAGATGCAGACGCAAACACAGACACGCACACCACCGCTGCTACAGCCACGACCACAGCCCATCACACAG CAGGTGCAGACGCAGACGTTCCCCATGCAGACACTGGCGCAGCCGCAGACGGTGATGATCACGCCGACCCCCACGCCGACACACCGATTCATTCAGAACCAGGTGATCTGCCAGCAGAACCCCAGCGCCGGCTTCCAGg TCCTACAGCCGCAGATGCAGAGCATCATGACATCACCACAGGTCCAGCAGATGACCATCCAGCACCAGCGACTGCTGACTCCGTCCGGTCAGACCTTCCAGACACTGTCCACTGCGCCGGTCCACACCATATCACAGCAGGTGCCT GTGCTGCTGCATCAGCCGCAGATCCTGAAGACAGACTCTCTGGTTCTGACCACGCTCAAACCGGACGGGACGCAGGTGCTGTCGACCGTCCAGAACACACCGGGGATCACCACGCTCACGGCACCCATCCAAACCACCTCGCTGCAGGTCCCC ACATTGATGAGCAGCAACATTCTGACCACCGTTCCCATGGTGATGGGAGGCAGAGACAAGCTGCCAATCAAACAGCTCTCCTCAGGCACCGCCCACACAGGGGGCGGGGCCAGGGTGGGCGTGGAACAGGGCGTGTCCATTACCGCGGGAATGGGAGGAGTCGTGAAGGAGGGCGAGAAACGGACGACACACAACATCATCGAGAAACGCTACCGATCGTCCATCAACGACAAGATCCTGGAGCTGCGCGACCTCGTGATGGGCAGCGACGCCAAT ATGCACAAGTCTGGGATTCTGCGTAAAACCATCGACTACATCAAATACCTGCAGCAGGTGAACCACAAGCTCCGGCAGGAGAACCTGACGCTCAAGATGTCCAATCACAAGAACA AGTTGGTGTGTCTCTCTGATGATGTCGATCTGAAGCCAGAGATGGCCTTCATTTCTCCTCCTCCGTCAGATTCGGGCTCCAGCTCCCCCCCTCAGCTCTCGCCCTTCTGCATCGACTCGGAGCCGGGCAGCCCGCTACAGAAGCACGAGATG gtgaagAGTGAGCCGGACCTGTCGTCGTCACTGGGAGTGCTGGACCGCTCGCGTCTGCTGCTCTGCACGCTCACCTTCCTCTGTGTGTCGCTCAACCCTCTTCCGTCTCTGCTGGGGTCCGAGGAGAGCGCCGGGCTAACGGCTGCACATGGATCCTCGCGCTCACTCTTCTCTCTGTCCGCGCAGACGCAGAGCTTCA GGGCGTGGCTGTGGTGCGTGTTACCGTGGCTCCTGGTGTGGGTCCTGAGCGGAGTGGGCGTGGTCTGGGGGTGTGTCCGTGTGCTGTACCTGTGGGAGCCGGTCACACCCCTTCACTCGCCCACCTCAGTGCGCTTCTGGAGGCACAAGAAACAGGCTGACCTGCAGCTGTACCgg ggagACTATGCCGCAGCCACGGTCAGTCTGCACACCTGTCTGTCCGTCTTGTCCAGAGTGCTGCCCTCCTCCACCTTTGACATCATCTGCTCGCTCTCCTGGAACCTGATTCGCTACTGCCTGAGGAAACCCGCCCCCCTGGGCTGGCTGGTGCGTCTGGTTGGAGGGAGACACGAGGGGGAGGAGTCACAGACCAGCTCACGCGACGCAGCACTGGTGTATCACCAACTCAACCAGCTGCagctcacag gtAAGCTGGATCAGCGGCCGctctggggtgtgtgtgtgtctctgagcgCAGTGAATCTGAGCGAGAGCGCTGAGGGGAAGATGCCGGTCGCTCAGCGGATCCAGATCTTAGTGACAGCAGCCATCAGTCTGAGAGCAGCGCTGGGGAAACACTTCACCTGTCTGCCC GGTCACCTGCTGAGCTGCGCCGAGGCTCTGGCCTGTCAGTCAGACTCTAAGCTCCTCCCAGACTGCCTGCGCTGGATCTTCACGCCGCTGGGCCGCCAGTTCTTCCTGATCTGTGATTGGTCAGTGAGGGCGGAGAGCAGCGAGCAGATCTTCACGTCTCAGAGAGATGAAG cgGATCCAATCGCACAGCTGCATCGCTGCTTCTGTGAGAAGCTCCTGGAGAGAGCCGTGCACACACTGATCGAGCCGCAGAGCAGCAAACGAGCAGAGGACGCtgg TGAGTTCACAGGtgttctggagttcctgcagctGTTGAACAGCTGCACTGAAGACTCCGCCCCCTCCGACGCCCCATTCCCTgcgctggccaatcagagctccACACCAG TCAGGGACCCCGTGTGCCGCTGGTGGGCGTCGGTGCTGAAGGCTGCGGTTCATTGGCTGCAGGGTGATGATGCGTCGGTGAGGTCACTGCTGGCGGAGGCGGAGCGGATGCCCAGAGCACTGCACACGCTGGA tcacccGCTGCCGAGGGCCGTGCTAGCGCTGTGTAAGGCTGTGCAGATGAGTGTGTGTCCACAGAAGGGCGAGGGGGTCGTCAGCTGCCTCAGTCACTGCCAGCGCTCAAGTGCTCACCTGCACATCAGTGTGTGTCAGTCACACAACACCTGGCTGCACAAG GGGGTGGAGCTTCTGGTGTGTGACCTCCTCCTGACTCTGAGGACCAGCCTATGGCAGCGTGGAGGCGGGTCTAACGGGGAGCCAGGCCCCGCCCCCGGATCACAGCTGGCTGGATTTCAGAGGGACCTGAGCTCTCTGCGGAAGCTGGGACAGGTCCACAGACAGGCCCAGCACAAG CTGTTCCTGCACGAGACGACAGTCCGACTGATGGCAGGAGCCAGTCCCACACGCACACACCAGCTGCTGCGACACCGaacacacaaatacagcacag ACGGTGTCTGTGCTCCGGGCGAGCGTGAGAGGGCTAATGCTATCCTGCTAGTGTGTCGTCACCTGCCTCTGCCACTGCTGACCCCGCCGGGTCACCGCGCTCGCCTGCTGGCCGAGGCCAAGCGCACGCTGGAGCGAGTGGGAGACCGCAGATCCCTGCAGGACTGTCAGCAGATACTGCTGCGGCTCGGAGGAGGAACCACCATCACGgccacataa
- the LOC132155357 gene encoding sterol regulatory element-binding protein 2-like isoform X2, which produces MDAAEFMETMDPSLSELGEFTLGDIDEMLQFVSNQVDFPDLFEDQMGGGAVALVRPLPQTAPSTILTPIQTSSQKQMQTQTQTRTPPLLQPRPQPITQQVQTQTFPMQTLAQPQTVMITPTPTPTHRFIQNQVICQQNPSAGFQVLQPQMQSIMTSPQVQQMTIQHQRLLTPSGQTFQTLSTAPVHTISQQVPVLLHQPQILKTDSLVLTTLKPDGTQVLSTVQNTPGITTLTAPIQTTSLQTLMSSNILTTVPMVMGGRDKLPIKQLSSGTAHTGGGARVGVEQGVSITAGMGGVVKEGEKRTTHNIIEKRYRSSINDKILELRDLVMGSDANMHKSGILRKTIDYIKYLQQVNHKLRQENLTLKMSNHKNKLVCLSDDVDLKPEMAFISPPPSDSGSSSPPQLSPFCIDSEPGSPLQKHEMVKSEPDLSSSLGVLDRSRLLLCTLTFLCVSLNPLPSLLGSEESAGLTAAHGSSRSLFSLSAQTQSFRAWLWCVLPWLLVWVLSGVGVVWGCVRVLYLWEPVTPLHSPTSVRFWRHKKQADLQLYRGDYAAATVSLHTCLSVLSRVLPSSTFDIICSLSWNLIRYCLRKPAPLGWLVRLVGGRHEGEESQTSSRDAALVYHQLNQLQLTGKLDQRPLWGVCVSLSAVNLSESAEGKMPVAQRIQILVTAAISLRAALGKHFTCLPGHLLSCAEALACQSDSKLLPDCLRWIFTPLGRQFFLICDWSVRAESSEQIFTSQRDEADPIAQLHRCFCEKLLERAVHTLIEPQSSKRAEDAGEFTGVLEFLQLLNSCTEDSAPSDAPFPALANQSSTPVRDPVCRWWASVLKAAVHWLQGDDASVRSLLAEAERMPRALHTLDHPLPRAVLALCKAVQMSVCPQKGEGVVSCLSHCQRSSAHLHISVCQSHNTWLHKGVELLVCDLLLTLRTSLWQRGGGSNGEPGPAPGSQLAGFQRDLSSLRKLGQVHRQAQHKLFLHETTVRLMAGASPTRTHQLLRHRTHKYSTDGVCAPGERERANAILLVCRHLPLPLLTPPGHRARLLAEAKRTLERVGDRRSLQDCQQILLRLGGGTTITAT; this is translated from the exons ATGGACGCCGCCGAGTTCATGGAGACCATGGACCCGAGCCTGTCCGAGCTGGGCGAGTTCACGCTGGGGGACATCGACG AGATGCTGCAGTTCGTCAGTAATCAGGTGGATTTCCCGGATCTCTTTGAGGATCAGATGGGGGGCGGTGCCGTGGCTCTTGTGAGGCCCCTCCCACAGACTGCTCCCAGCACCATACTCACGCCCATACAGACCAGCAGCCAGAAGCAGATGCAGACGCAAACACAGACACGCACACCACCGCTGCTACAGCCACGACCACAGCCCATCACACAG CAGGTGCAGACGCAGACGTTCCCCATGCAGACACTGGCGCAGCCGCAGACGGTGATGATCACGCCGACCCCCACGCCGACACACCGATTCATTCAGAACCAGGTGATCTGCCAGCAGAACCCCAGCGCCGGCTTCCAGg TCCTACAGCCGCAGATGCAGAGCATCATGACATCACCACAGGTCCAGCAGATGACCATCCAGCACCAGCGACTGCTGACTCCGTCCGGTCAGACCTTCCAGACACTGTCCACTGCGCCGGTCCACACCATATCACAGCAGGTGCCT GTGCTGCTGCATCAGCCGCAGATCCTGAAGACAGACTCTCTGGTTCTGACCACGCTCAAACCGGACGGGACGCAGGTGCTGTCGACCGTCCAGAACACACCGGGGATCACCACGCTCACGGCACCCATCCAAACCACCTCGCTGCAG ACATTGATGAGCAGCAACATTCTGACCACCGTTCCCATGGTGATGGGAGGCAGAGACAAGCTGCCAATCAAACAGCTCTCCTCAGGCACCGCCCACACAGGGGGCGGGGCCAGGGTGGGCGTGGAACAGGGCGTGTCCATTACCGCGGGAATGGGAGGAGTCGTGAAGGAGGGCGAGAAACGGACGACACACAACATCATCGAGAAACGCTACCGATCGTCCATCAACGACAAGATCCTGGAGCTGCGCGACCTCGTGATGGGCAGCGACGCCAAT ATGCACAAGTCTGGGATTCTGCGTAAAACCATCGACTACATCAAATACCTGCAGCAGGTGAACCACAAGCTCCGGCAGGAGAACCTGACGCTCAAGATGTCCAATCACAAGAACA AGTTGGTGTGTCTCTCTGATGATGTCGATCTGAAGCCAGAGATGGCCTTCATTTCTCCTCCTCCGTCAGATTCGGGCTCCAGCTCCCCCCCTCAGCTCTCGCCCTTCTGCATCGACTCGGAGCCGGGCAGCCCGCTACAGAAGCACGAGATG gtgaagAGTGAGCCGGACCTGTCGTCGTCACTGGGAGTGCTGGACCGCTCGCGTCTGCTGCTCTGCACGCTCACCTTCCTCTGTGTGTCGCTCAACCCTCTTCCGTCTCTGCTGGGGTCCGAGGAGAGCGCCGGGCTAACGGCTGCACATGGATCCTCGCGCTCACTCTTCTCTCTGTCCGCGCAGACGCAGAGCTTCA GGGCGTGGCTGTGGTGCGTGTTACCGTGGCTCCTGGTGTGGGTCCTGAGCGGAGTGGGCGTGGTCTGGGGGTGTGTCCGTGTGCTGTACCTGTGGGAGCCGGTCACACCCCTTCACTCGCCCACCTCAGTGCGCTTCTGGAGGCACAAGAAACAGGCTGACCTGCAGCTGTACCgg ggagACTATGCCGCAGCCACGGTCAGTCTGCACACCTGTCTGTCCGTCTTGTCCAGAGTGCTGCCCTCCTCCACCTTTGACATCATCTGCTCGCTCTCCTGGAACCTGATTCGCTACTGCCTGAGGAAACCCGCCCCCCTGGGCTGGCTGGTGCGTCTGGTTGGAGGGAGACACGAGGGGGAGGAGTCACAGACCAGCTCACGCGACGCAGCACTGGTGTATCACCAACTCAACCAGCTGCagctcacag gtAAGCTGGATCAGCGGCCGctctggggtgtgtgtgtgtctctgagcgCAGTGAATCTGAGCGAGAGCGCTGAGGGGAAGATGCCGGTCGCTCAGCGGATCCAGATCTTAGTGACAGCAGCCATCAGTCTGAGAGCAGCGCTGGGGAAACACTTCACCTGTCTGCCC GGTCACCTGCTGAGCTGCGCCGAGGCTCTGGCCTGTCAGTCAGACTCTAAGCTCCTCCCAGACTGCCTGCGCTGGATCTTCACGCCGCTGGGCCGCCAGTTCTTCCTGATCTGTGATTGGTCAGTGAGGGCGGAGAGCAGCGAGCAGATCTTCACGTCTCAGAGAGATGAAG cgGATCCAATCGCACAGCTGCATCGCTGCTTCTGTGAGAAGCTCCTGGAGAGAGCCGTGCACACACTGATCGAGCCGCAGAGCAGCAAACGAGCAGAGGACGCtgg TGAGTTCACAGGtgttctggagttcctgcagctGTTGAACAGCTGCACTGAAGACTCCGCCCCCTCCGACGCCCCATTCCCTgcgctggccaatcagagctccACACCAG TCAGGGACCCCGTGTGCCGCTGGTGGGCGTCGGTGCTGAAGGCTGCGGTTCATTGGCTGCAGGGTGATGATGCGTCGGTGAGGTCACTGCTGGCGGAGGCGGAGCGGATGCCCAGAGCACTGCACACGCTGGA tcacccGCTGCCGAGGGCCGTGCTAGCGCTGTGTAAGGCTGTGCAGATGAGTGTGTGTCCACAGAAGGGCGAGGGGGTCGTCAGCTGCCTCAGTCACTGCCAGCGCTCAAGTGCTCACCTGCACATCAGTGTGTGTCAGTCACACAACACCTGGCTGCACAAG GGGGTGGAGCTTCTGGTGTGTGACCTCCTCCTGACTCTGAGGACCAGCCTATGGCAGCGTGGAGGCGGGTCTAACGGGGAGCCAGGCCCCGCCCCCGGATCACAGCTGGCTGGATTTCAGAGGGACCTGAGCTCTCTGCGGAAGCTGGGACAGGTCCACAGACAGGCCCAGCACAAG CTGTTCCTGCACGAGACGACAGTCCGACTGATGGCAGGAGCCAGTCCCACACGCACACACCAGCTGCTGCGACACCGaacacacaaatacagcacag ACGGTGTCTGTGCTCCGGGCGAGCGTGAGAGGGCTAATGCTATCCTGCTAGTGTGTCGTCACCTGCCTCTGCCACTGCTGACCCCGCCGGGTCACCGCGCTCGCCTGCTGGCCGAGGCCAAGCGCACGCTGGAGCGAGTGGGAGACCGCAGATCCCTGCAGGACTGTCAGCAGATACTGCTGCGGCTCGGAGGAGGAACCACCATCACGgccacataa